From the genome of Vitis riparia cultivar Riparia Gloire de Montpellier isolate 1030 chromosome 2, EGFV_Vit.rip_1.0, whole genome shotgun sequence, one region includes:
- the LOC117906382 gene encoding probable E3 ubiquitin-protein ligase ZFP1 — translation MPTMFSAPENSSHFDAPHLPQHYDASAMFYGIRLHHPLPSLDIAVAPPSNIYDPYSTPSSGYRGFPVSMNHGPSGQLPSSSNHGVIGVSTYDRKNSQGILGNFQYFNGFASSSSSAPPFNTRHLEFGVPVMDSASFAFAQPQYRGNNAPSIMEVGSHRSVRNRSGAVGLDSVLAHNHYHLVQGNYIGHPFQPSGNPWVDQQSGNNGSGGGTLAWNHGPALPYLHGSNISGGSREAGNVGIQGYHDTSSARSSTDYLQPPVLHRHHNLHYPPPPPPPPMQGARRHFHPQVVASSYRLATISSRSPVPPRVGVEAGHRHPGPVPPTWIRIDRSHRGGVAPEATSRHGNLPYLRTLPEEEVAILDLSASYQVGEVSTGLSEESITNCLKTRTYISSTCLNLEEGASIDQENDSCIICQEEYENEEKIGYLDCGHEYHADCLKKWVLVKNVCPLCRAPAMTPKKKDV, via the coding sequence ATGCCCACCATGTTTTCAGCTCCAGAGAATTCAAGCCATTTTGATGCGCCTCATTTACCTCAGCATTATGATGCCTCTGCTATGTTCTATGGGATTCGCCTTCATCATCCACTCCCCAGTCTTGATATAGCTGTTGCTCCTCCATCCAACATTTATGATCCTTACTCGACCCCTTCATCTGGATACAGAGGGTTCCCTGTTTCTATGAATCATGGACCATCTGGTCAGCTGCCATCTTCCAGCAATCACGGAGTCATTGGAGTCTCTACATATGATCGAAAGAATTCTCAAGGCATCCTGGGGAATTTTCAGTATTTTAACGGCTTTGCAAGCTCTAGTTCTTCGGCTCCCCCTTTCAATACAAGGCATCTTGAATTCGGGGTTCCCGTGATGGATTCTGCATCTTTTGCCTTTGCCCAGCCGCAGTACAGAGGGAATAATGCTCCTTCAATCATGGAAGTAGGATCTCACAGAAGTGTGAGGAACAGATCAGGTGCTGTTGGGCTGGATTCTGTTCTGGCACATAATCATTACCATTTGGTGCAAGGAAACTATATTGGCCATCCTTTTCAGCCTTCTGGCAATCCCTGGGTTGACCAACAATCAGGCAATAATGGTAGTGGTGGGGGAACTTTGGCCTGGAATCATGGACCTGCTTTACCTTATTTGCATGGGAGCAATATCAGTGGAGGTTCTAGAGAGGCTGGGAATGTGGGTATACAGGGATATCATGATACATCTAGTGCCAGAAGTTCCACAGATTACCTTCAACCTCCTGTCCTTCACCGGCACCATAATCTTCATtatccaccaccaccaccaccaccacctatGCAAGGAGCAAGAAGACATTTCCACCCTCAAGTAGTGGCATCTTCGTATAGACTTGCCACGATTAGTTCACGTAGTCCTGTGCCTCCTCGGGTCGGTGTAGAGGCAGGGCACAGGCATCCAGGACCTGTTCCACCTACTTGGATTAGGATAGATCGATCTCATCGAGGGGGAGTCGCACCTGAGGCAACATCGAGACATGGTAATCTGCCATACTTGAGAAcgctcccagaagaagaagttgCCATACTAGATCTTTCAGCATCTTATCAAGTAGGGGAAGTAAGCACAGGGCTTTCAGAGGAATCCATTACAAATTGTCTAAAAACTAGAACTTATATATCTTCAACTTGTCTGAATCTGGAAGAGGGTGCAAGTATAGATCAGGAAAATGATTCTTGCATTATATGCCAGGAGGAGTATGAGAATGAAGAGAAGATTGGATATCTTGATTGTGGGCATGAGTACCATGCAGATTGCTTGAAGAAGTGGGTGCTGGTGAAGAATGTCTGCCCCCTCTGCAGAGCCCCAGCAATGACCCCAAAAAAGAAGGATGTATAG